In Crateriforma spongiae, the following are encoded in one genomic region:
- a CDS encoding glycosyltransferase, with protein MSLLNPHCRVNIVSPKYWSGGAERASRELSAALHASQANVTHYVAVEQPDTPTYVKGIRIPLEKYLRSCDSSHSWGDWRCIGSAMLFNRLAKESRRSSDSNLLHLHNIAHNRGNWCSLTALKNACKEIPVVWTLHDEWATHPGISYDLGKIYASEFLKTKYPDICEYLDRSHPMAQKRVNSILPRMPRPDALITPSVWLADLAQSAEHFSGIPVHVVPYGLSFLNQPEVSCPQLAARSRLGLPQKASIILVIAANMMSPFKGIGHAIQLLSRPELSEYDVLIAGNNGRFISESVQQRCFDLGFIDGDENLALCYRAADIVLLPSAADNLPYTALEAMACSRAIAAFEVGGMTELVGNDERGVVSKPFDTDSLAAKIDSAFRSPGMLSTMGDAGNSWVKANCDPDRYLRRTIEIYCDAFRAKGVSRISEA; from the coding sequence TTGAGCCTTTTGAATCCGCACTGCCGAGTCAATATTGTTTCACCGAAGTATTGGAGCGGTGGCGCCGAGCGTGCCTCACGAGAATTGTCGGCTGCACTTCACGCATCCCAAGCGAACGTCACACACTACGTTGCTGTCGAGCAGCCGGACACTCCGACGTATGTCAAGGGCATCCGAATTCCGCTAGAAAAGTACCTGCGTTCATGTGATTCATCTCATAGCTGGGGTGACTGGCGTTGCATTGGCTCTGCGATGCTATTCAACAGACTGGCGAAGGAATCCAGACGCAGCTCCGATTCGAATCTCTTGCATTTGCACAACATTGCGCACAATCGCGGAAATTGGTGTTCATTAACCGCGCTTAAGAATGCTTGCAAAGAGATTCCCGTGGTCTGGACCTTGCACGACGAATGGGCGACTCATCCAGGCATCAGCTACGATTTGGGAAAAATCTACGCATCCGAATTTTTAAAAACAAAGTACCCCGATATCTGCGAGTACCTGGACAGATCGCATCCAATGGCACAAAAACGAGTCAATTCTATTCTGCCCAGGATGCCACGTCCGGATGCCCTTATCACGCCGTCTGTCTGGCTCGCGGATCTTGCACAAAGTGCCGAGCATTTTTCTGGAATTCCGGTTCACGTGGTTCCCTACGGACTTTCGTTTCTTAACCAACCGGAAGTATCATGTCCTCAATTGGCTGCTAGATCGCGGCTGGGCCTGCCACAGAAGGCCAGCATCATTTTAGTTATTGCTGCCAACATGATGTCGCCCTTTAAGGGAATTGGCCATGCGATTCAGTTGTTGTCTCGACCGGAATTATCAGAATACGACGTATTGATAGCTGGAAATAACGGACGATTTATCTCAGAAAGTGTACAACAACGTTGCTTTGACCTGGGCTTCATCGACGGAGATGAGAACTTAGCACTTTGTTATCGTGCTGCTGATATTGTGCTACTGCCTTCCGCGGCCGACAACCTTCCCTATACAGCTCTTGAGGCTATGGCATGCAGCCGAGCTATCGCTGCCTTCGAAGTCGGTGGAATGACCGAACTTGTGGGAAATGATGAACGCGGTGTGGTTTCTAAACCATTCGACACCGACTCGCTTGCCGCGAAAATTGACAGTGCATTCCGAAGTCCGGGCATGCTTTCCACAATGGGCGATGCCGGAAATTCATGGGTGAAAGCGAACTGCGATCCAGATCGGTACCTGAGAAGGACGATTGAAATCTACTGCGATGCGTTTCGGGCAAAGGGAGTTTCGCGCATCAGCGAAGCGTAG
- a CDS encoding glycosyltransferase family 2 protein, translating to MAITDNHNVPKVSVLMAVRNGMPFLPSACDSILKQNTVSLELIVVDDGSQDGSSHFLADLEQRVPHVRCITAVRPGLAACLNQAARLAEGEYLARMDADDVAMPHRFAVQTKVLESNPQMVATFSRVFCIDSDDVTVAPAFSIPSEQIDQKHIQSGFGAVCHPTALIRRSAFEAVGGYTEKLQTSQDLDLWLRLAEIGELHNNHQILLKYRIHDGQVSTTKAGRQREDGRLAVESAISRRKILGIRTTQPAKAATEYRPSPLAHRVIGNGFPQSLYYSMRYIAYSKASRRSWSTLSDVINYYFNAILVRLPQRKNLSEK from the coding sequence ATGGCGATTACAGATAATCACAACGTGCCCAAGGTAAGCGTGTTGATGGCAGTGCGGAATGGAATGCCGTTCTTGCCATCTGCGTGCGACAGCATCTTGAAACAGAACACTGTTTCATTGGAACTGATCGTCGTGGACGATGGTTCACAGGATGGATCTAGTCACTTTTTAGCAGATTTGGAACAGCGGGTTCCCCACGTACGTTGTATCACCGCTGTGCGTCCCGGGCTTGCGGCATGCCTAAACCAGGCGGCCAGACTGGCCGAAGGAGAGTACTTGGCTCGAATGGACGCTGACGATGTGGCGATGCCACATCGGTTCGCTGTGCAGACAAAGGTTCTGGAATCGAATCCGCAAATGGTTGCCACGTTCAGCCGGGTATTCTGTATCGACTCAGACGATGTCACAGTCGCGCCCGCATTCTCCATCCCATCAGAACAAATCGACCAAAAACATATCCAATCTGGATTCGGAGCCGTTTGCCATCCAACCGCTCTGATTCGTCGCTCGGCGTTTGAAGCGGTTGGTGGCTACACTGAAAAGCTCCAGACATCTCAAGACCTTGATCTCTGGCTCCGATTGGCAGAAATTGGCGAACTACACAATAACCATCAAATTCTACTCAAATATCGAATACACGACGGGCAGGTATCGACAACGAAAGCAGGTAGACAGCGTGAAGACGGACGCCTGGCGGTGGAATCTGCCATTTCAAGAAGAAAGATTCTCGGCATACGCACTACGCAGCCGGCAAAAGCAGCCACAGAATATAGACCATCCCCATTAGCGCACCGCGTGATCGGAAACGGATTTCCGCAATCGCTGTACTACTCGATGCGGTACATTGCGTACAGCAAAGCGTCAAGGCGATCATGGTCTACGCTTTCCGACGTCATCAACTACTATTTCAACGCAATACTTGTGCGTCTTCCACAACGCAAAAACCTTTCCGAGAAGTAG
- a CDS encoding lipopolysaccharide biosynthesis protein yields MRFLLDVMGKPGYGLYSAISASGTLLTFISSALLVGSQRQIAYSIGIDNFEERRRTFAGVVFSFLAIAVLIGGVGFAIRDTVLSSLDLGDISFSVASATYSAAIVALVVNVASTPYRAAFTARQQFGFTSTVDSGSKVILLFGALALPLFATSPLVSYSRITVLVGLLNLALYASLSMRRFSETRVRPSDLSLSTLKPIVTFAGWKLWESIAQALRQQGSIVAVNSFFGPTVNAAYSIGQQFAGHIVNVAGAISAVIAPAAATSEGKGQSQRLLQMSVVGSKYPVFAASFIAIPLLICTKETLELAIGTKADQWMVAFLRILIVTRVIGMISWGEALAADAKGKVAVLSLAHTFPFFLAFGLVIACWTAEKLFSPYMMPITMLITTALIAVWFKPWWVGAMLNRPYQKYLSDTILPVASSLAVPFAVAFAVNGTVQHPFAKLILVSLVSGISLVGSIWFFGMSPWERDKWIPLIRSAKKRLSTGLR; encoded by the coding sequence ATGCGGTTTTTGCTAGACGTCATGGGAAAGCCCGGCTACGGTTTGTATTCTGCAATCTCAGCAAGTGGAACACTTCTCACTTTCATTTCTTCAGCGCTTTTGGTTGGATCTCAGCGGCAAATTGCCTATTCTATTGGAATCGACAATTTTGAAGAGCGTCGTAGGACATTCGCCGGCGTTGTCTTTTCATTTCTTGCCATAGCGGTTCTTATCGGTGGTGTAGGATTTGCGATTCGAGATACAGTCTTAAGTTCACTCGATCTCGGTGACATCTCATTTTCTGTTGCTTCGGCTACCTACTCCGCGGCAATCGTCGCTTTGGTTGTGAATGTCGCTTCGACTCCTTATCGGGCAGCCTTCACTGCGCGACAACAATTCGGTTTTACGTCAACTGTCGACAGCGGCTCCAAAGTCATCTTGTTGTTTGGAGCACTAGCCCTTCCGCTGTTCGCGACGTCGCCACTGGTGTCGTACAGTAGAATCACAGTGCTCGTTGGCTTACTGAATCTTGCACTTTATGCTTCACTTTCAATGCGTCGCTTCAGCGAAACGCGCGTTAGGCCAAGCGATTTAAGCTTATCCACTTTGAAACCGATAGTCACTTTTGCAGGCTGGAAGCTTTGGGAGTCTATTGCTCAAGCTCTCAGGCAACAAGGATCCATTGTGGCTGTCAACTCCTTCTTTGGCCCAACGGTTAATGCAGCTTATTCCATTGGTCAGCAATTCGCGGGACATATCGTCAACGTGGCGGGCGCAATAAGCGCCGTGATTGCTCCTGCTGCGGCGACAAGCGAGGGCAAGGGGCAGTCACAGCGACTTCTGCAAATGTCGGTCGTGGGAAGCAAGTACCCGGTCTTCGCGGCAAGCTTCATCGCCATTCCACTGCTGATCTGCACCAAGGAAACGCTAGAGCTGGCAATTGGCACCAAGGCGGACCAATGGATGGTAGCGTTTCTCCGCATCCTGATCGTCACACGGGTAATCGGAATGATCAGCTGGGGAGAGGCTTTGGCTGCGGATGCAAAGGGAAAAGTTGCCGTTCTTTCGCTCGCTCACACCTTCCCATTCTTCCTGGCGTTCGGACTTGTCATCGCGTGTTGGACAGCTGAGAAGCTGTTCTCGCCATACATGATGCCCATCACAATGCTGATAACAACGGCGCTTATCGCCGTTTGGTTCAAGCCTTGGTGGGTCGGTGCTATGCTGAATCGTCCTTACCAGAAGTATCTTTCGGACACGATTCTTCCAGTAGCCAGCAGCCTGGCCGTTCCGTTCGCCGTCGCGTTCGCCGTCAATGGCACGGTGCAGCACCCCTTCGCAAAACTGATCCTCGTTTCGCTAGTCTCTGGAATCTCGCTAGTCGGATCGATATGGTTCTTTGGAATGTCACCCTGGGAACGCGACAAGTGGATCCCGCTGATCCGTTCAGCGAAAAAGCGGCTATCAACTGGTCTCCGCTGA
- a CDS encoding prenyltransferase/squalene oxidase repeat-containing protein, whose protein sequence is MNWKTRVLEYINSLRIKDDAGFASVEGKRRTVYGTGYALQTLHFLNALDNSHNNDLDWLLDCQDAESGWFVGDEFSTIPKGQQHDISHLSLHLTCSSALPAIDNMGARPTHPFRSFERFLDRTHLLQWLNERDLSNPWYEGNNLLFVGQLIDWHQRIEAGKEWKERLRDWFDFHDQHFDIETGMWGTDEGASTRAAMCGAYHQLILYWHHSHPVNHWQRLIDCTLSLQHADGGFSETLGGGACEDIDAIDILVNCYHRFDYRRSEIRDALLAARRLILSIQNPDGGFPYKRGATNVHMGMKDTRTSRGGSGIFPTWFRVHALALIDRVVQQENFGMQFNNSVCMGGYCQPEGKLLPCSVSLSEQERLRRRVRNDKLTRAVKEYSKLTLKLPFRAVKRLLATG, encoded by the coding sequence ATGAATTGGAAAACTCGAGTTCTTGAGTATATCAACTCGCTGAGAATCAAAGATGACGCGGGCTTTGCATCCGTAGAGGGAAAGCGCAGGACTGTATATGGAACTGGATATGCGTTACAGACGTTGCACTTTCTCAACGCTCTAGATAACAGTCACAACAACGACCTCGATTGGCTACTCGATTGCCAGGACGCAGAATCGGGCTGGTTTGTCGGAGACGAATTCTCCACCATTCCTAAAGGGCAACAGCACGACATTTCGCATTTGAGCCTGCATCTCACTTGCTCATCTGCTCTTCCGGCGATTGACAACATGGGGGCACGCCCCACCCATCCGTTTCGCTCGTTCGAAAGATTCCTAGATCGCACTCACTTGCTCCAGTGGCTAAATGAAAGAGACTTATCGAACCCTTGGTATGAAGGCAATAACCTGCTATTTGTGGGGCAACTAATTGATTGGCATCAGCGAATCGAGGCAGGCAAAGAATGGAAGGAAAGACTAAGGGATTGGTTCGACTTCCACGATCAGCATTTTGACATTGAAACAGGAATGTGGGGCACTGACGAGGGAGCTTCAACGCGTGCTGCAATGTGCGGTGCCTATCATCAACTGATATTGTATTGGCATCACAGCCACCCTGTTAATCATTGGCAAAGACTTATCGATTGCACCTTGTCTCTCCAACATGCCGACGGAGGCTTTTCAGAAACTCTTGGGGGCGGCGCCTGTGAAGACATCGACGCCATCGATATCCTCGTCAATTGCTATCACCGATTTGATTATCGACGCAGTGAAATTCGAGATGCACTCTTGGCGGCCAGGCGATTGATACTATCAATTCAAAACCCTGATGGCGGTTTTCCGTATAAAAGGGGCGCAACCAACGTGCATATGGGGATGAAAGACACGCGTACATCACGTGGTGGATCAGGTATTTTCCCCACCTGGTTTCGGGTACACGCACTCGCACTAATTGACCGAGTTGTTCAACAGGAAAATTTCGGCATGCAGTTCAATAACTCAGTTTGCATGGGTGGGTACTGCCAACCTGAAGGCAAACTACTTCCTTGCAGTGTAAGCCTCAGCGAACAAGAGCGTCTTCGCCGCAGAGTAAGGAACGATAAGCTCACCCGTGCCGTCAAGGAGTATTCGAAGTTGACTTTAAAGCTCCCATTCAGGGCTGTAAAGCGACTACTTGCAACGGGATAG
- a CDS encoding class I SAM-dependent methyltransferase produces the protein MSKKRKFINDAKNFSRVVKTRWYLRHRRKIEAILRDGTPPDTRETDRNFDAIQNRTPARRFVYGYSPLECWTRASERVAELLKLDCLQEPGAKTLEVGCGDGLVSLQLSAFGHDVACTDLEDWRSEQCSHLPSHIGKMEDGLPYEDNEFDCAFSYNTFEHVEQPDQCLAEMSRVVRPGGLILISFSPLYCSPWGLHAYRTINAPYAQFLFSENTIIEKLREIGHRDLGRESMELQPLNKWRIESFSETFGAAPQTRIHTLVRTYDFLHLDWVLRFPQVFTGQELELDDITVAGISCILRRCK, from the coding sequence ATGAGTAAGAAACGCAAATTCATAAACGATGCCAAGAATTTCTCGAGGGTGGTAAAGACTCGTTGGTACTTGCGCCATCGTCGCAAGATTGAGGCGATCCTGCGTGACGGAACGCCGCCGGACACCAGGGAGACCGACCGGAACTTTGATGCCATTCAAAACCGAACTCCAGCGCGACGTTTCGTCTACGGATACAGCCCGCTTGAGTGCTGGACTCGAGCCTCTGAACGTGTCGCAGAGTTGCTCAAGCTTGATTGCCTGCAGGAACCCGGTGCGAAGACGCTTGAAGTGGGCTGTGGTGACGGCTTAGTCTCCTTGCAGTTGTCCGCATTCGGACACGACGTTGCCTGCACCGATTTGGAAGACTGGCGTTCGGAACAATGCAGCCATCTACCAAGCCACATCGGAAAAATGGAGGATGGACTGCCCTATGAAGACAATGAATTTGATTGTGCCTTCAGCTACAACACTTTTGAACATGTCGAACAGCCAGACCAGTGCTTGGCAGAGATGTCTCGAGTGGTCCGCCCGGGTGGCTTGATCCTAATTTCATTTAGTCCGCTGTACTGCAGCCCTTGGGGACTGCACGCCTACCGGACAATCAACGCCCCCTATGCGCAATTTTTGTTCTCCGAAAACACAATCATTGAGAAACTCCGAGAGATCGGCCATCGCGACCTTGGCCGTGAATCAATGGAATTGCAACCTCTCAACAAGTGGCGTATTGAGTCATTCTCCGAGACGTTTGGAGCAGCGCCCCAAACCAGAATCCACACGCTAGTTCGCACTTATGATTTTCTACACCTTGACTGGGTTCTGCGGTTCCCACAGGTTTTCACCGGTCAAGAACTAGAACTCGACGACATCACAGTGGCGGGCATCTCATGCATATTAAGGCGTTGCAAGTAA
- a CDS encoding NAD-dependent epimerase/dehydratase family protein, with product MNVFVTGAAGFIGSHVCLRLAEEGHIVTGIDNFNDYYSPILKRHRSNELAKHGIEVIDGDIEDLAMLDRIFAKNSFDAVINLGARAGVRYSTENPHVYMTTNGHGNLNLLECCRKHGVGKFVLASTSSLYAGQTAPFDEANPTVRPLSPYAASKLAAESMAFSYHHLYGLDVSILRYFTVYGPSGRPDMAVYRFIESIISGTPITLYGDGTQSRDFTYVLDIADGTVAALRPVGYELFNLGGGQTPVPMNDVIALLEKNIGNKAKIEYKPFHDADMLVTHAKNQKAEEILNWSPKVSLDEGIKKTVAWHLSSRGLFQEMDSTPLSATSLRS from the coding sequence ATGAACGTCTTCGTTACAGGAGCCGCAGGGTTTATTGGATCTCACGTTTGTCTTCGTCTCGCCGAAGAAGGTCACATCGTTACCGGAATTGACAACTTCAATGACTACTACTCTCCCATATTGAAACGTCACCGTTCCAATGAGTTGGCAAAGCATGGGATCGAAGTCATTGATGGGGACATCGAAGACCTAGCGATGCTCGACCGCATTTTCGCAAAGAACAGCTTCGATGCGGTCATCAACTTGGGGGCACGAGCGGGAGTACGTTACAGCACCGAAAACCCTCACGTCTACATGACGACCAACGGTCACGGAAATCTGAATCTGTTGGAGTGTTGCCGCAAACATGGTGTCGGGAAGTTTGTTCTCGCGTCAACGTCTTCTCTGTACGCGGGGCAGACCGCACCGTTTGATGAAGCCAATCCAACGGTCAGGCCGCTCTCTCCGTATGCCGCGTCAAAACTGGCCGCAGAATCCATGGCCTTCTCCTATCATCACCTCTACGGCTTGGACGTCTCCATCCTCCGATACTTCACCGTTTACGGCCCAAGCGGACGTCCCGACATGGCTGTCTATCGATTCATTGAATCCATCATATCTGGGACCCCAATCACCCTCTACGGTGACGGGACACAGTCACGCGATTTCACCTATGTATTGGACATTGCCGACGGGACAGTTGCCGCTTTGCGGCCCGTCGGATACGAACTGTTCAACTTAGGTGGCGGCCAAACTCCCGTGCCAATGAACGATGTCATCGCCTTGCTAGAGAAAAATATCGGGAACAAAGCCAAAATCGAATACAAACCATTTCACGATGCCGACATGCTCGTCACGCATGCCAAGAATCAAAAGGCCGAAGAAATACTGAATTGGAGTCCTAAAGTCAGTCTGGATGAAGGCATCAAGAAAACCGTCGCCTGGCATCTCAGCAGCCGCGGTCTTTTTCAGGAAATGGATTCTACACCCCTATCGGCTACATCTTTGCGAAGCTGA